From a single Nostoc edaphicum CCNP1411 genomic region:
- a CDS encoding cation diffusion facilitator family transporter, with translation MTYDNRGEVQKVLIITLLLNLFVLALKAVVGYSTGSLSLLADALHSVTDSANNVLGLIASKFSSPQPDREHPYGHSKFEAVGALGIASFLGIACFEILQGAIERILKGGGEPVRISPPELWLLLIVLGVNIFVAFYERAVGRRVGSSILIADATHTMSDIWVTISVIGGLIGVWLGYQWMDLVLAFPVALLVFWSGWSVLKENLPWLVDQMAIAPEAIHAIATSVPGVINCHAIASRGVLGRQVFIEMHLIVDAPDVETAHHITEEVESRLEEQFRPVRILIHVEPPTYKSEQISFETGAK, from the coding sequence ATGACTTACGATAACCGTGGCGAAGTACAAAAGGTTTTAATTATTACCCTACTGCTCAACCTGTTTGTACTGGCATTAAAAGCAGTTGTAGGCTACTCGACAGGTTCTTTGAGTTTGCTAGCTGATGCCTTGCATAGTGTGACAGATAGCGCCAATAACGTTTTAGGATTAATTGCGAGTAAATTTTCTTCTCCACAACCCGATCGCGAGCATCCCTACGGACACAGTAAGTTTGAAGCAGTGGGAGCTTTAGGAATTGCCTCATTTTTAGGAATAGCCTGTTTTGAAATTCTGCAAGGAGCAATCGAACGAATTCTCAAAGGTGGTGGTGAACCTGTGAGAATTTCGCCACCTGAGTTGTGGTTATTACTAATTGTGCTGGGCGTGAATATTTTTGTGGCGTTTTACGAACGTGCTGTGGGTAGGCGGGTAGGTAGCTCAATTCTCATAGCTGACGCCACACATACCATGAGCGATATTTGGGTGACAATCTCTGTAATTGGCGGATTGATAGGAGTTTGGCTAGGTTATCAATGGATGGATTTGGTGTTAGCTTTTCCTGTCGCCTTGCTGGTATTTTGGAGTGGCTGGTCAGTTTTAAAAGAGAATTTGCCTTGGCTTGTAGATCAAATGGCGATCGCACCAGAAGCAATACATGCGATCGCTACTTCTGTTCCAGGTGTAATTAACTGTCATGCGATCGCTTCTCGCGGCGTTCTTGGTCGTCAAGTATTCATCGAAATGCATTTAATAGTAGATGCACCAGATGTAGAAACCGCCCACCACATAACCGAAGAAGTAGAAAGCCGGTTAGAAGAACAGTTTCGTCCAGTGAGGATTTTAATTCACGTCGAGCCACCAACATATAAGTCTGAGCAAATTAGCTTTGAAACTGGAGCAAAATAG
- a CDS encoding response regulator, which produces MEPPLPLAGLNILVVDDDDDSRFYITTVLEADGATIMAVASAAVALNVLPELQPDVLICDIAMPGEDGYTLIRKIRALNDIYGKLPAIALTAYGDSEYRSRALEAGFQTHVAKPVDPGELVAIVANLVASYKS; this is translated from the coding sequence ATGGAACCTCCTCTCCCCCTTGCTGGCTTAAACATCCTCGTAGTTGATGATGATGACGATAGCCGCTTTTACATTACTACCGTATTGGAAGCTGATGGAGCAACCATCATGGCAGTTGCATCGGCAGCGGTAGCATTGAATGTACTACCTGAGTTGCAACCAGATGTCTTGATTTGTGATATTGCTATGCCTGGTGAAGATGGATACACCCTAATCCGCAAGATCCGGGCGCTAAATGATATTTATGGAAAACTCCCCGCTATCGCCTTAACTGCCTATGGTGACAGCGAGTATCGTAGCCGTGCTCTCGAAGCAGGCTTTCAGACTCATGTGGCTAAACCAGTTGATCCAGGAGAATTAGTTGCGATCGTCGCAAATTTGGTTGCTTCTTATAAGAGTTAA